From the Methanobacterium sp. BAmetb5 genome, the window CTGTACTTTTCTTTGTTTTCAAAGTGCTTGACTGGAGAGATGCACAGAACGGTGTTGACTGGGGATTAATTGTCTTCTTCGGAGGAGCATTAAGCCTTGGAGCAGCATTACTGAATACTGGAGCAGCAGAATGGCTCATAACGGATATTGTAAGTGTTTTAGGAAGCAATCCATCCACCATCCTGATCATGGTGGTTCTGATGATAATTGCCGTCTGTATAACCCAGGTAATGTCCAATATCGCCCTGGCCGCAATACTGGTTCCACTGTCAGTCACCCTGGCACAAACCCAAGGACTACCTGTAGGACAATACGCCGTACCCGTAGCAATAGCCTGTTCACTATCATTCATGCTCCCAATGGCTGATCCAACAGTGGCCATGGCTTACGGAACAGGATACGTGAAAATTAAGGAGATATTAAAAGCAGGAGTGCCATTAGTTGTGATTGGAATAATAATAACCATTATACTACTATTGACTCCCCTGGCAAGTCCAGTGATCGGATAACCCCATTTAAGGTAGAATAAAGTTCTACCTATTTTATTTTTTTAATCAGCGGATAAAGGGATGTTCAATATGTTAAAAAAGAAGTCAGCGCCCACAAACTCAAATACAGAGTTAGGTGAAAACATAGATAAAGCCGGATTGAAGGCATTACTGGCAAAAAGTAGGGTAAATTTAAACGATATAATCAGTACTTCGTCTGCTCCCCAGTTCATTATAAACCAGGACCATAAAATCGTTTACTGGAACCGGGCACTGGAAGAACTGAGTAATATCATGGCTGACCATATTTTAGGCACAAATAAGCAATGGAAAGTATTTTACAATACTCAAAGACCATGTATGGCTGATTTTATAGTTAATGGACGCTTAGAGGATATCCCCAAATGGTACGGAACTGAAGATGGTTCCAAATTCATGCTGAAATATCATGGAAAGAGTGAATCCAAGGGTTTGGGTAATTCCTGTGAAGCAGTGGCCTTTTTCCCCAGGATGGGAAAGAAGGGAAAATGGTTGCATTTCACAGCCATGGCCATTAAAGATTTTAAAGGTGATGTAATCGGTGCAGTGCAGTCCTTTGAAGATGTCACCAAAGAGATGAAATTACAGAAACAATTGTTGGAAACCCTGGAAGAAAAGGAAGTACTCCTCAGGGAAATTCAACACCGAATCAAGAATGATTTGCAGATAATACGTGCCATGATACACTTCCAATCATATTACATTGATCACGACCCCTCACTGGAGTTATTTAAGGAGATCCAGAATCATGTCAATTCCATGACACGAATACATGAAAAATTGTACCGATCAAAGGATTTAACCAACATTAACATGGAAAATTTCATTAAAAGTTTAGTAATAGATCTGTTTAGAATACATGGAGTGGATAACAACCGGGTTAATGTGGAAGTAAACGCCAAGGTTATGCTTAATATCAACACCGCCATTCCCTGTGGACTGATGATCAATGAACTGGTAAGCAGTTCCATAAAGCGCAACCTGCAATCAACTTCCTCTGAAGACATTGATGGGGAAAGTTTTAGGGAAATGGATAAGATCACCGTTAAAATCATCCCCCAAGGTGAATCTTTTTTACTGACAGTTCATGATAACGCACCAGTTCTCCTAGAAAGTTTTAACCTTCAGGACAAGACCCTGAGTATGTGGTTCGTTAATAAATTAGCCGCCCAACTAGGGGGTTTAGTTGATTTAAAACAGGACAATGGAACATTATTTAACATTACCTTTAGGGAAATGAAATTTGAAGAAGAATTTTAAAATACACGGACCCGGCTGTAAGAACCGGTTTTACCTATTAATATCTCTCCAATAAATAGAAATTCCCTCTGATGAAGGATAAACACTAAAATCAAAGCAACTACTCATTTTGTGAATTCCGGGGGCTTTAAAATGAAGAACTTTTTGTTGATTCATGGCCTCACGGAATGAAGTCTCATAGATGGTTCCCACAAAATCAGGCAATCGGTCCCATATGTTTCTGCCCAAAAGATCATCGGCATCAATTCCCAGGTAATCTGCAGCACAACGATTCACGTATATGAAATTCCACAGATTATCCAGAGCCATGAACCCATCCTGAATACTATCTAAAATATGAGTAATCTGCTTTTTACCACTTTCCAGTCTATCTTCAGCCTGTTTACGTTCAGTATCATTGAATATGTAACCCTTGACCTGGATGAGATCTCCAGAGTCATTGAATATACCCACCATGTTAGCCACCACATGGATCCTCATAACATCGGATCTTCGCTGCCAGCTTTGAAATCCCAAAATTTTACCTTCGTTTTTAAGGCGAGTGACCATGTAAGGCCAATCAAATGGGTTTGAATGAGATATATTCCATTTCAGTGCATCTTCAACTGTGCTAAACCCGTAAATCTCGGCAAAAGCAGGGTTACACTCTAAAATCTCCCCATCAACCGTGGCGATGAAATCTCCAGTTAAATCTTCGTCAAAAAGGCGATGATACTTCTCTTCACTGCGTTTTAAAGCCTCTTCAGCTTCTTTACGTTCGGTGTCATCGAAAACATAACCTTTAACCTGAGTTATTTGGCCATTTTCATCCACCCGGGCCACAACATTACTGACAATGTGAATTTCCTTTCCATCCTGTCGTCGGTGGGTGGTTTGGCGACCCTGAATTTTAGGCCTGGTTTCCAGATGTCTTAGTAAATCTTTCCAGTCTGCCGGGTTAAAATCTGCTATGTTAGATTTAGAAGCTTCTTCAGGACTGGTAAAACCATAAATCTCGGCAAAAGCAAGGTTGCATTCTATTAATTCACCTTCAGGTGTGGCAATAAAATCTCCAGTTAGATCCTCCTCGAAAAAACTTCTGTACCTTTCTTCGGTGATGAGAAGTTCCTCTGCTTCTTTCTGGGAATATGATTCCTGGATTTGCACCAGATAACCAGAATTAATAGTAGATACTGTCATTTTTAAAAGTACAGAATCCCGGGCCAGGGAAATATAATCGGGTACATTAGAGAAATCCACCTTAATCTGGAATTCTGTCACACCTTTTTCGGTGATTTCATCCTTTTTACAGGGAATAATCGGGTTGTTGAATAAATTTATATCCGGTAAACCTTCTAACTGGGAAATTCTCAATAATTCTGAAGCAGCCAGATTTATATCCAATAATTTCCCTTTTTTATTATGGTAAAGCATTCCAATTGGGGATTTATCAAATATTTCCCTGAAAATACGGTGATTACCCTTTACCTTAATTCCTCCCTAAAAATCAATTTCTAATATTTTATTGATATTTAACTAGATATTTATGATTTGGTATTCCACGTATTTTTTTAATGTGATCTGTTGTGGAATGAACCAGCCAGTACTTCGTTAAACTGACCTATAACGAATTAAGATATTCAATGAGTTACAAGTTACCCTGAATCTCAAGTTAAAACACTATCCCCTCCCCAACGGTATCACACATCATATGAACTTACATAATCTGTTTTTCTGGTTCATTATTTTTACCAGTGATTTATGATATTACCTAAGGTTATAAACAGAGAGTAACCCGAAAAGCATCAACAATATACACCCACTATATCCCAATTGACCAAAATCATATGGATTCGAATGATATTTCAACCGGGATTTACATACCAATATACTGCAGGATTATATTTTATTAATTATTAGAAAAGAGGGTTTATTATGAAGCGAGATGTTATCCGGATCAATCAGGAAAAATGTAATGGCTGTGGTCTCTGTGTTACTGGGTGCCCCGAGGGTGCTCTGCAGGTAATTGATGGTAAGGCCCATCTCATCAGTGACTTATTCTGTGATGGGCTGGGGGCCTGTATCGGTGACTGCCCGGAAGGAGCTATAGAGATCGAGAGAAGGGAAGCTGAACCCTACGATGAACCCCGGGTTATGGAAAATATTACAAAAGCCGGACCCAATGTTATTAAGGCCCATTTAAAGCATTTGCACGAGCACGGTGAGACAAAATACTTGGAAGAAGCCATTAACGTTTTAAAGGAAAAAAATCTGGAAGTGCCAAATTATGAGGAGGATGCTCCACTGGCTTGTGGCTGTCCTGGTTCTGCGATGCAGGTTCCAGAGCCCAAATCCGGAGGAAGTGAATCTCCCCAGATTTTAAGTGCCGAACTGGGTAACTGGCCAGTACAACTGCAACTTTTAAACCCCAATGCCCCCTACCTGAAAAATGCTGACCTCCTCATTGCTGCGGACTGTGCACCCTTTGCCTATGCCAATTTCCACCAGCGGTTTTTAAAGGATAAGATTCTCATCATTTTCTGCCCCAAACTGGATCACACCATTGACCAATACGTGGAGAAGTTAAGTGAGATCTTCACCAAGCAGGACATAAAATCAATATCCATTGTGCACATGGAGGTTCCCTGCTGTTCCGGTATTGAAGTAATCGTTAAAAGGGCTCTGGAAAAGGCTCAGAAGAATATAATCATCAAGGATTACACTATCTCCATTAATGGAGAGATTATCTAATCAGCTACTAACTAGGAGGTTAAGGATAATGAAAGTACTGGGATTTGTGGGAAGTCCTCGTGAGGATGGTAACACTAAAATCATGGTGGAAGAGGTGCTGAAGGGTGCCCGAGCAGGAGGAGCGGAAACCGAACTTTTCAATTTGAACCAGATGGATATTGCTCCTTGCCAGACCTGTATGCACTGCAAGGAAAATGAGGGAGAATGTGGGACTGAAGACGATATGCGGGCAGCTTATGCTCAAATAAGGGAATCAGATGCATTTGTACTGGGATCCCCGGTTTATATGTGGCAGATGAGTGCCCAGGCCAAGCTCTTCACCGACCGGTTATATGCCAACTTCAAAACAGGGTTTGAGGATAAATACGGGCAAAAGGCAATGGCACTGGTATTTTCTCAGGGAAACCCCGATAAGAACCTATTCCAGGAGTACTTTTACTACACCCAGAATATGTTCGAATTTCTGGGTTACAAGGTGGTGGGCCTGATTTCCTCCCATGATAACAGTATTCCCGGGGCGGTTGAAAACAAAAAAGAAGTTTTGGACCAGGCTAGGGAACTAGGAAAGAAATTAAGCCAGAGATAGAACCTGAACCTTCTGGACAGTGTTTAACTATCCTTACTTTTTTCTAATAAATTAATGAACTGGTCCATGTCTTTAACATTGAACACGAATTTGTACCGGTCATTAGCCCCCCGCATGGACATCAAACAGCTAACTGCAGATTCCCTCTGGTAATTATCGAAAATATTTTCAAACCAGTGGGCATCCTCTTCCTGTGAGAATGTTATCTCCATAACACTGGAATGCTTTTCTACGGTGCAGTTTTTGTCTTTAAGGATTTCTATTAATTTTTCAACTTTCCTATTCAGTTCCATGGCCATCCCTCACCCACTATAAATCTTGTGATTTACTCTATATTTAATTATCAACCCTATAACTAAATTTAGATTATTTTGGGTATTAACATACCTGTTTTTTTCATATACTCACGGTATTCATCACCAAATTTGATGATCAGGTTATTTTCTTCCTTTTTGATCCTGATTATCAATCCCCCCACCAGGGCCGTCAGGAATATCAATCCGTACCAGTTCCAGGAAATTACGGCCACTCCGGTAAACAGGATTAGAATAGAAAGGTAAAATGGATGTCGAATCCATGAATACAGTCCGTCGGTGACCAGCTCCTGATTAGGTGTAGTTTTAGATAGAGGTACCCAGTTCTTACCTAATTCCTTCCGGACCACCAGGTTGAACCCCATACCTACTATCATCAGTATAAAACCAGCAATTAAGGGAATTGGCACGTAAAATCCCGGGTAAAGAGTGATTACCAGTGCCCCCATAATGCCTGCTTGAGGGATAGTGAGTAGAAAGGAAGTGTAATCCCTTTCTGTGATTACACTGGACCAACCCTTGATCTGGGCTCCGTAATGGTGGGAAACATAAATGGAAGTAAAACTGTAGCCCAAAAAGAAGAGGAGGAACAGATACAGCAGAGTTTGTTCATCTTCCATCAGAGGGTAGCTACATAAGATGGCCGCCACCATGAATATAAATAGGATTTTATCCTTTTTTTCCATTTCAACCACTTGTGCCCTGAATTAATGAGTTAAGGATGGTAAATTATATTATTACTGAATCTAGGTTAATTTCCGGATTGTTTTTCTTTGACCCTTTCTTCCCGGTAGACCTTGTAGGCAGCGTAGGTTATTCCCAGTATCATGGGTCCGATGAAAAGTCCCGGGATACCCATGGTAACTGCTCCGTAGATGAATCCCAGAAGGAAAACCAGGGGATGGACTTCGGAGTACTGGACTGATATTCTGGGGCGGATGTAGAAGTCGGTGGTGGTTTCAATTATCCACCCAAAGATAATCACCAGCACTCCCTGCATGGTGTTTCCAATGAGTATGCTGAAGATCCCTATGGCCCCGTAAACGATCCAGGGACCGATTATGGGAATGAACATGGCTATTCCACTGACTATGGCCAGTAAAATTACGTAAGGGTAACCCAGGAAATAATAAACCACCCCTGATAGTATTCCCAGGATGGCAGCGGGTATGATGTTACCCATTATGATGCTTTTCAGCACATCATCGGCCCCCTTTATCACTTCGCGGTAGAAACCTTTATCCTTATCTGGAACCACGTCTTTTATGTATTGAACTATTTTATCCCCGTCCCGGGCAAAGTAGAAGATGGAAAAGATCAATATGAGGACCTGGGCAGCGAGGGCCGGAATGGAACTGACCATGTTAATCAGGGAATTGGTAATGGCCGATAATAACTGGGTGATCCCCGATCTTATGGCATCCGCTATTCCCTGGGAAACAGTGGCAGAAAACCCCAGTTTTTGGACAGCATCGCTGATCAAACTAAAGTTTAAGGGATTATTTCCTGCTGTGGCCTGTAAAGATCCGAAAAGAGACACAGAAATGCCCAGGATCTGGGTGATGGTAAAGTACAGCAGTAAAGCAATGGGTATGGCCAGCAGGATCATTCCCAGGATGATGGCCAGAGTATTATATTTAACGTAGGGTTGGATTTTTTTGGCAATGAATCGAACGTAATAGGCCAGTATCGCCCCAAACGCCACCATGGTTATGATGGGGGTTAAAACTCCCAGAGATAAAATGGTTAGAATCAGTAATAAGGGGAATATAGTTGACGCGGATATTTTTTTAATGTGGGATATCATGTACACACCAGTTAATTTTTTAGAATACGCATTATTCCTCTAAATTTTCCCATTAATAGTTTTAATGTAAGCTTAACCCTGATAACTATTAATCAACAATATTTATCCAAGAATTTTTGGGTTATTTTCCTGGTTTTGGGACTGATGTTATCTAATTCACCTTTCACAAATTCAGCCACCGGTTTCTGATCAGTGCCCTGCCCATAGAAGTTATTGACATAAAAAGTGAAGAATCATCAAAAACCGGTGTAAAGGACCTGAACTACCCAATCAACAGGAAAGATACCTGAAAGGAATTATACAGATCTTTGGAATAAATATATCCTCCAAATGAAAAGAGGAAAACCTGATGGAAATGATAAGTTCGAAAGTTTTAAATACTAAACCGACTAATCAGTCTAGTAATTAGATAAAGTGAATTTCAGGAAGTAGGCAAGTTGAAGGAAAAAGAACAGAAAATACTGGACACATCCCTTCCACTCTTTGTAGAAAAGGGATTTCATGGTACTTCCACTGCGGAAATTGCAAAAACTGCCGGAGTGGCCACCGGGACCCTTTTCCACTATTTCAAGACCAAGGAAGATCTCATCGACCGTCTCTACATCTAC encodes:
- a CDS encoding ATP-binding protein, which produces MKRDVIRINQEKCNGCGLCVTGCPEGALQVIDGKAHLISDLFCDGLGACIGDCPEGAIEIERREAEPYDEPRVMENITKAGPNVIKAHLKHLHEHGETKYLEEAINVLKEKNLEVPNYEEDAPLACGCPGSAMQVPEPKSGGSESPQILSAELGNWPVQLQLLNPNAPYLKNADLLIAADCAPFAYANFHQRFLKDKILIIFCPKLDHTIDQYVEKLSEIFTKQDIKSISIVHMEVPCCSGIEVIVKRALEKAQKNIIIKDYTISINGEII
- a CDS encoding histidine kinase dimerization/phosphoacceptor domain -containing protein is translated as MLKKKSAPTNSNTELGENIDKAGLKALLAKSRVNLNDIISTSSAPQFIINQDHKIVYWNRALEELSNIMADHILGTNKQWKVFYNTQRPCMADFIVNGRLEDIPKWYGTEDGSKFMLKYHGKSESKGLGNSCEAVAFFPRMGKKGKWLHFTAMAIKDFKGDVIGAVQSFEDVTKEMKLQKQLLETLEEKEVLLREIQHRIKNDLQIIRAMIHFQSYYIDHDPSLELFKEIQNHVNSMTRIHEKLYRSKDLTNINMENFIKSLVIDLFRIHGVDNNRVNVEVNAKVMLNINTAIPCGLMINELVSSSIKRNLQSTSSEDIDGESFREMDKITVKIIPQGESFLLTVHDNAPVLLESFNLQDKTLSMWFVNKLAAQLGGLVDLKQDNGTLFNITFREMKFEEEF
- a CDS encoding AI-2E family transporter gives rise to the protein MISHIKKISASTIFPLLLILTILSLGVLTPIITMVAFGAILAYYVRFIAKKIQPYVKYNTLAIILGMILLAIPIALLLYFTITQILGISVSLFGSLQATAGNNPLNFSLISDAVQKLGFSATVSQGIADAIRSGITQLLSAITNSLINMVSSIPALAAQVLILIFSIFYFARDGDKIVQYIKDVVPDKDKGFYREVIKGADDVLKSIIMGNIIPAAILGILSGVVYYFLGYPYVILLAIVSGIAMFIPIIGPWIVYGAIGIFSILIGNTMQGVLVIIFGWIIETTTDFYIRPRISVQYSEVHPLVFLLGFIYGAVTMGIPGLFIGPMILGITYAAYKVYREERVKEKQSGN
- a CDS encoding PAS domain S-box protein; amino-acid sequence: MKVKGNHRIFREIFDKSPIGMLYHNKKGKLLDINLAASELLRISQLEGLPDINLFNNPIIPCKKDEITEKGVTEFQIKVDFSNVPDYISLARDSVLLKMTVSTINSGYLVQIQESYSQKEAEELLITEERYRSFFEEDLTGDFIATPEGELIECNLAFAEIYGFTSPEEASKSNIADFNPADWKDLLRHLETRPKIQGRQTTHRRQDGKEIHIVSNVVARVDENGQITQVKGYVFDDTERKEAEEALKRSEEKYHRLFDEDLTGDFIATVDGEILECNPAFAEIYGFSTVEDALKWNISHSNPFDWPYMVTRLKNEGKILGFQSWQRRSDVMRIHVVANMVGIFNDSGDLIQVKGYIFNDTERKQAEDRLESGKKQITHILDSIQDGFMALDNLWNFIYVNRCAADYLGIDADDLLGRNIWDRLPDFVGTIYETSFREAMNQQKVLHFKAPGIHKMSSCFDFSVYPSSEGISIYWRDINR
- a CDS encoding isoprenylcysteine carboxylmethyltransferase family protein, whose protein sequence is MEKKDKILFIFMVAAILCSYPLMEDEQTLLYLFLLFFLGYSFTSIYVSHHYGAQIKGWSSVITERDYTSFLLTIPQAGIMGALVITLYPGFYVPIPLIAGFILMIVGMGFNLVVRKELGKNWVPLSKTTPNQELVTDGLYSWIRHPFYLSILILFTGVAVISWNWYGLIFLTALVGGLIIRIKKEENNLIIKFGDEYREYMKKTGMLIPKII
- a CDS encoding flavodoxin family protein gives rise to the protein MKVLGFVGSPREDGNTKIMVEEVLKGARAGGAETELFNLNQMDIAPCQTCMHCKENEGECGTEDDMRAAYAQIRESDAFVLGSPVYMWQMSAQAKLFTDRLYANFKTGFEDKYGQKAMALVFSQGNPDKNLFQEYFYYTQNMFEFLGYKVVGLISSHDNSIPGAVENKKEVLDQARELGKKLSQR